TCTGGTTTTGAGGAAGGATCCATCCGGAAGAAAGGAAAAGAATCTGTCTTCGAAGGTGAAGATCGTTCTTCCGGAAACGTCTCGTTTGGTAAATTTCAGGCCCGATTTTTCGGAAAATTTCTGTACGAACTTTTCTTTTTTTTCCGCGGGAAGGATAAGCAAAGAAGAATTGAATTCAGCCAGTGCCATGGACGCAAAGGAATAGTCTTCCAAATCCGGGTCCTTCTTTTTTAGGACTTCTGAGACGACGTCTTCCCAATTCCCTTTGGAGAAATTCTTATAAACGGAATCGGTTTTCCGAGTCAGAAACTTCCAGGTAAGAAAAACGACAAGGATGGAAACAAAAACAAGGCCGAGGAAAACAAAAAAGCTCTTTCTCAAGTCCTACCCCGGCTTTGGATCAATCTAAGTTTGGAATCAGCTTATCCCGATCCACTTGAAAGCGTTCGAGAAGCGAATTTTTCGCGAGATAATAACGTAAGAGATCGATGTTGAAGTTCACCCTTGCTTGCGTTAGGCGAAGTTCATCTTGCACGTGCGTATCCAAGGCGTTCTTTACGGAAACCGCATCCGCTCTTCCTTGACGAAAGCTTCTTAGAACTCCGTTGTAATAGTTTCCACTTTCTCTTTCTGTGATGATATTATTCTTATAAATTCTGTGACTCGCTTCCAAGGCTTCGATTCTTGTTTTTACGTCGTCTCTGACTTCGTTTTTCAGATCTTCTTCCTTCAGAGTCGCCTGACGCATGGAAATGTTCGCGTCTCTCACACCCGCATAGATTCCTTTATCAGCCAAAGGATAGACGAAGTTCATTTGTCCGGTCCATTCTTTGTATTTTGCGGTCGTGATACCGTGATTGTTATCGGTGTAGTTGTCCTGCGGGGAAACGATGTTCTGGGACTGACTCGCGCCTGTTCCAGAAATTGTAAGAGTAGGAAGTCTGTCGTTATTCGCATTTTTCAGCGCGGCTTCCGCGATCTCTTTTTGTTTGAGAGCGTTTAAAAAGTCAGCTCTGTGTTTGTAAGCATATTCTAAATCTTTTGAATAATCTGGTTTTTCAGCGAGATCTTCTAAAAGATTTGTTTCTTCCGAAAGAGAGGTCCCTTCCGGAATTTTCAAGGAACGAACGAGTTTTCTTTTTGCTTCTTCTTTTTGAACGATTGCCGTTTCCAGCTGATTCTCCGCTTGCGCTAAGAGTGCGTTCCATTGGTTGACTTCGAAACTTTCGGAAAGTCCAAGTCCTTGTTTGCGGACGGTAAGATTGCGAATGTTTTTTGTATTCTCTACGAGTTGTTTGTAGGTTTTGACTGCTTGGGTTTTGATCGAGTAGTCCCAGAAGTCCACGAGAGAATCTACGATTACTCCCGAAATTTGTTGCGAAACCTGATTCTTTGCGATTTCCGCTTGGGATTCTAAGATTTTAACCTCGTTTCTTCCCTTGTAACCGAAAGAGTTTTTGAGAAGATCCTGGCTGATCGTCGCTCTTACAAATCCTGTATAAAGTGGAGGAATTCCCAAAGAAGAAAATCCTGCAGGAGTTGTGGATGCATTTTCAAATGCGTTCGAGTCGAACCTTCTGGTTCCTGCTTCCACTTTGAAATAGGTTCCCGTCGTTTGAAGCGTCTTTTCGATCCCACCTTTGATGGTATCGTCCGAGATCTTTGTTCCTGAGAGGAGGTTTGCCTGGTTGAAAGGAAGAATCGACTGACTGGATTTTCCATCGGCTACCAATCTCCAAGAATACTTCGAATCGTTTTTGAGAAAATTCGTATCGGACTTCGCCAATTCATAGCGAAGGTTTTGTAAGCTATAATTGCTTTCTAAAGCCCTCTTGACGGTTTCTTCCGTAGAAAGTTTGAGCGTCTCATCGGCAGAGAGGGAGAAGGTTTGAAGAAGAACGAAACTTCCCAGAAGAATTCTTCCCAGATTCTTTGTTTGCAGAATCCTTTGTTTTGAATTTTGTACTTTTTGATCCATTTCGTTACTCCTTCTGTTTTGGAACCCTTGTAAGATAGACCCTGGTTATCCCAGAGCCTTCTTCATTTTTTCTCCAACTTCTGCAATGGATTGGCAAACGTGGATTCCCGCTTCTTGCATCGCTTTCATTTTGGAAGAAGCCGTTCCCAGCCCTCCGCTGATGATCGCGCCCGCGTGTCCCATTCTTTTGCCCGGAGGAGCCGTTTGACCAGCAATAAAGCCTACAACCGGTTTTTTTACGTAATTCTTGATGTATTCTGCCGCTTCTTCTTCGGAAGTTCCGCCGATTTCACCGATCATTACGATTCCTTTTGTTTCAGGGTCTTCGTTTAAAAGTTTGATCGCTTCCGTGTGGTTCATACCGGGAACTGGATCTCCCCCGATTCCGATACAAGTGGACTGGCCTAAACCTTGTTTTGTGATCTGAGCTACGGATTCGTAAGTCAAGGTTCCGGAACGGGAAACGATTCCCACAGAACCAGGGCTGTGAATAAAACCGGGCATAATTCCCAGTTTTTGTTTTGCACGTGGAGTGATCACTCCGGGACAGTTCGGTCCCACGAGTCTGGTTTTAGAATTTCTAAGAACGCTATAAACCTTGAGCATGTCGTGGGTCGGAATTCCTTCCGTGATACAGATCACGAGAGGAAGTTCTGCGAGGATTCCTTCGATGATCGCATCCGCCGCAAAAGCGGGAGGAACAAAAATCACAGCCGCGTTTACGCCTTCATTTTTTACGGAGTCGTGGATCGTGTTAAAAACGGGGACCTTGTCTTCCCATTTCGATCCGCCCTTTCCCGGCGTTACTCCGGCAACCACTTTGGTTCCGTAAGCTAACATCTGAGTTGCGTGGAAAGAACCTTCCTTACCGGTGATTCCTTGAACTACAACCTTTGTATTTTCATCTACTAATACTGCCATGTGTGTTCTCTCTTATTGAATCAGTTTGGCAATGGTGCTTGCCGCTTCACGGAGGTCGTCGACTCCGGTAATTTTGAGTCCGCTCTTATTGAGGACTTCTCTTCCGAGTTCCGAGTTGGTTCCTTGAAGACGAACCACGAGAGGAACTTTGAGATCCACAGCCTTTGCGGCTTCGATGATTCCTTCTGCAACCATGTCGCAACGAACGATTCCACCGAAGATGTTTACGAAAATTCCCTTTACGTTCGGGTCACCGAGGATGATTTTGAATCCGTTGGTAACGGTGGTCTTGCTCGCTCCACCTCCCACGTCGAGGAAGTTTGCGGGTTCTGCGCCGGCGATCTTAACGATGTCCATAGTCGCCATTGCGAGTCCGGCTCCGTTCACCATACAGCCGATGTTTCCGTCTAACTTCACGTAGTTGAGGTTGAACTCGGAAGCTTGCACTTCGAGAGGATCCTCTTCCGTTACGTCCCGGTAAGCCGCGTTGTCCGGATGACGATAGAGTGCGTTTTCATCCAGATCCATCTTGCAGTCGCCAGCAACGATTTCATTCTGCTTGGTAAGAATGA
Above is a genomic segment from Leptospira stimsonii containing:
- a CDS encoding TolC family protein translates to MDQKVQNSKQRILQTKNLGRILLGSFVLLQTFSLSADETLKLSTEETVKRALESNYSLQNLRYELAKSDTNFLKNDSKYSWRLVADGKSSQSILPFNQANLLSGTKISDDTIKGGIEKTLQTTGTYFKVEAGTRRFDSNAFENASTTPAGFSSLGIPPLYTGFVRATISQDLLKNSFGYKGRNEVKILESQAEIAKNQVSQQISGVIVDSLVDFWDYSIKTQAVKTYKQLVENTKNIRNLTVRKQGLGLSESFEVNQWNALLAQAENQLETAIVQKEEAKRKLVRSLKIPEGTSLSEETNLLEDLAEKPDYSKDLEYAYKHRADFLNALKQKEIAEAALKNANNDRLPTLTISGTGASQSQNIVSPQDNYTDNNHGITTAKYKEWTGQMNFVYPLADKGIYAGVRDANISMRQATLKEEDLKNEVRDDVKTRIEALEASHRIYKNNIITERESGNYYNGVLRSFRQGRADAVSVKNALDTHVQDELRLTQARVNFNIDLLRYYLAKNSLLERFQVDRDKLIPNLD
- the sucD gene encoding succinate--CoA ligase subunit alpha, translated to MAVLVDENTKVVVQGITGKEGSFHATQMLAYGTKVVAGVTPGKGGSKWEDKVPVFNTIHDSVKNEGVNAAVIFVPPAFAADAIIEGILAELPLVICITEGIPTHDMLKVYSVLRNSKTRLVGPNCPGVITPRAKQKLGIMPGFIHSPGSVGIVSRSGTLTYESVAQITKQGLGQSTCIGIGGDPVPGMNHTEAIKLLNEDPETKGIVMIGEIGGTSEEEAAEYIKNYVKKPVVGFIAGQTAPPGKRMGHAGAIISGGLGTASSKMKAMQEAGIHVCQSIAEVGEKMKKALG